The genomic stretch GAGAGTCGAAAGACTCAGTGCAGGCAAATCAACACTTCGACTCCGCTCAGTGCAGGCAAATCAACAAACAAACAAACAAAGAGAAAAACAAACAGAAAAACAAATGAAAACAACATATCACAAAGCAAACACGCGCGGAAAAGCAGATCACGGTTGGCTAAAAAGTCAGCACAGTTTCAGTTTTGCAAATTACCACAATCCTGAACGCATGGGATTTGGAAAGCTTAGAGTCTTAAATGACGATATTGTACAACCAAATATGGGCTTCGGGAAACATCCGCATCAAAACATGGAAATCATTTCTATTCCGTTGAGTGGCGCACTTTCTCACAAAGATACAATGGACAATAAACGTGAAATTACGGTTGGAGAAGTTCAAGTAATGTCCGCAGGAACTGGATTGCAGCATTCTGAATTCAACGATAGTAAAACTGATGAAGTGAGCTTTTTACAATTATGGATTCAACCCGAAACAAAAAATGTAACGCCGCGTTATGAGCAAAAAAAGTTTGATCAAACAAAACAAAAAAACAATTTTCAAACCTTAGTTTCTCCACAAAATAATATCATAGTCGATTCTTTATGGATTCATCAGCAAGCATACATTTCATTAGGTAACTTTGATGAAGGAAAAACTATCAATTTCAAACTCCAAGATGCTTCAAACGGAATCTACATATTCTTGCTTGAAGGTGAAATCTCAGTTGCTAATGAAACATTGGAAACTAGAGACGCAATTGGAATTTCGGATGCGACAACTGTAGAAATTCAAACCAACAAAAAATCTAAAATTCTAGTCATAGAAGTTCCCATGAATTAAAAAATTCAATAAAATATTTCTTAGATAGCTTTTTTTCATTTTTCGAACCATCAAAAAATTCATCATTAATAAAATTCGAACTTTTAGATTCATGTTGGTTATACACGGCAGAATCCAATTTTTATGCTTAGCTTTAATAAAAAAACAATGACCAACAACAATTCATTATTCGGCGGCAGTGATATGATGGGCGTATGTTACGCTCCTTATCATCAGGCTGCTACAGTAAAAAAATCATCCTACACCAAAGAAAATGTAGCTGCAGATTTGAAAATCATTAGTGCCAACAACATGACATTTATTCGTACTTACACGGTACAAGGTTGCCAAAAATACCTGCCTGAACTGTGTAAAAAAAACAATATAGGTCTCGCTTTAGGAGTATGGATTTTTCAAAAGGATAGTAAGAGTACAAATGCAGAAATAGATACAGCTCTTACTCAGGCAAATGCACATCCAGAAATGGTAAAAGTCATTGTAATAGGTAATGAAGTAGATTTAGCTATAAATAAATATACCGTAGCAGAAGTAAAAGCCGCTTTTGATTATGCAGTTGCGCAACTAAAATTACCCAAATATTCCAATATCACTAACGTTCCTTTGACTATTTGTATGACTGGTGCTGGCCCAACGAATGCTACTTGGTCACCATTGCTGAATATTATGCAAAGTTATGCGTTTCTTACCATTTATCCGTGGTATGGACAAAAAGGCAATCATGAAAGCAATCCTATTAAGTTTCCCATGACTCCTGGTGAGATTACTGGAAACATGCAGTACTCCTATGAGAACGGAATGAAACAAGCCATAGCGGCTGGATTGGAAGTAGTAATTGCAGAAATAGGTTGGCCAAGTCATGGTGACATTAATGCACACACTACTTGGAAAGATGAAGTGACTAATTTTAACGCTACATGCAAATGGATTAATGGTACAAATACGTATAACAAGGCTTTTATTACCATGTGGTTTGAAATGTTCGA from Kordia antarctica encodes the following:
- a CDS encoding glycosyl hydrolase family 17 protein produces the protein MGVCYAPYHQAATVKKSSYTKENVAADLKIISANNMTFIRTYTVQGCQKYLPELCKKNNIGLALGVWIFQKDSKSTNAEIDTALTQANAHPEMVKVIVIGNEVDLAINKYTVAEVKAAFDYAVAQLKLPKYSNITNVPLTICMTGAGPTNATWSPLLNIMQSYAFLTIYPWYGQKGNHESNPIKFPMTPGEITGNMQYSYENGMKQAIAAGLEVVIAEIGWPSHGDINAHTTWKDEVTNFNATCKWINGTNTYNKAFITMWFEMFDEPWKTAEGLWGPHWGIYGSGISPTIKTDKSKTPFTKCS
- a CDS encoding pirin family protein; translation: MKTTYHKANTRGKADHGWLKSQHSFSFANYHNPERMGFGKLRVLNDDIVQPNMGFGKHPHQNMEIISIPLSGALSHKDTMDNKREITVGEVQVMSAGTGLQHSEFNDSKTDEVSFLQLWIQPETKNVTPRYEQKKFDQTKQKNNFQTLVSPQNNIIVDSLWIHQQAYISLGNFDEGKTINFKLQDASNGIYIFLLEGEISVANETLETRDAIGISDATTVEIQTNKKSKILVIEVPMN